In a genomic window of Arachnia rubra:
- the argG gene encoding argininosuccinate synthase: protein MAAVTKVLTSLPVGERVGIAFSGGLDTSVAVAWMRESGAVPCTYTADIGQYDEPDIASVPGRAEVYGAEISRLVDCKEALVAEGLSALACGAFHIRSGGRAYFNTTPIGRAVTGTLLVRAMAEDDVFVWGDGSTYKGNDIERFYRYGLMANPSLRIYKPWLDEDFVSLLGGRAEMSTWLTQRGLPYRDSKEKAYSTDANIWGATHEAKTLEELSVSLETVEPIMGVKFWDPAVEIATEDVSIRFEQGQPVAINGKHFDSPVSLVLEANAIGGRHGLGMSDQIENRIIEAKSRGIYEAPGMALLWIAYERLLSAIHNEDTLANYRSEGLRLGRLLYEGRWLDPQSLMLRESIQRWVASAVTGEVDLRLRRGDDYTILDTRGPNLSYQPEKLSMERVEDAAFGPTDRIGQLTMRNLDIADSRERLELYAAQGTLLADHADLIGRLEQGGAAKIAALGSGKTTEEVEDAALRSAMDFGTD from the coding sequence CTGGCGGCCGTGACCAAGGTTCTGACTTCTCTTCCCGTCGGCGAGCGCGTCGGCATCGCATTCTCCGGCGGCCTCGACACCTCCGTCGCCGTCGCGTGGATGCGCGAGTCGGGCGCCGTCCCCTGCACCTACACCGCCGACATCGGCCAGTACGACGAGCCCGACATCGCGTCGGTGCCGGGCCGCGCCGAGGTCTACGGCGCCGAGATCTCCCGGCTCGTGGACTGCAAGGAGGCCCTCGTCGCGGAGGGACTGTCGGCGCTGGCATGCGGCGCCTTCCACATCCGCTCGGGTGGTCGCGCATATTTCAACACCACCCCTATCGGCCGGGCCGTCACCGGGACGCTCCTGGTGCGGGCCATGGCCGAGGACGACGTGTTCGTGTGGGGTGACGGCTCCACCTACAAGGGCAACGACATCGAACGGTTCTACCGCTACGGCCTGATGGCGAACCCGAGCCTGCGGATCTACAAGCCATGGCTCGACGAGGATTTCGTCTCGCTGCTGGGTGGCCGCGCGGAGATGAGCACCTGGCTGACGCAGCGCGGCCTGCCCTACCGCGACTCCAAGGAGAAGGCCTACTCCACGGACGCCAACATCTGGGGCGCCACCCACGAGGCCAAGACCCTGGAGGAGCTGAGCGTCTCCCTGGAGACGGTGGAGCCGATCATGGGCGTCAAGTTCTGGGACCCGGCGGTGGAGATCGCGACGGAGGACGTCTCGATCCGCTTCGAGCAGGGCCAGCCCGTCGCCATCAACGGCAAGCACTTCGACAGCCCCGTCTCCCTGGTGCTGGAGGCCAACGCCATCGGCGGCCGCCACGGCCTGGGCATGAGCGACCAGATCGAGAACCGCATCATCGAGGCCAAGTCACGCGGCATCTACGAGGCCCCCGGCATGGCGCTGCTGTGGATCGCCTACGAGCGCCTGCTGTCGGCCATCCACAATGAGGACACCCTGGCGAACTACCGCTCCGAAGGCCTCAGGCTGGGCCGGCTGCTGTACGAGGGCCGCTGGCTGGACCCGCAGTCGCTGATGCTGCGCGAGTCGATCCAGCGCTGGGTGGCCTCCGCCGTCACCGGGGAGGTGGACCTCAGGTTGCGCCGCGGCGACGACTACACCATCCTCGACACCCGCGGCCCGAACCTGTCCTACCAGCCGGAGAAGCTGTCGATGGAGCGCGTCGAGGACGCGGCTTTCGGGCCCACCGACCGCATCGGGCAGCTCACCATGCGCAACCTGGACATCGCCGACTCCCGCGAACGCCTGGAGCTGTACGCCGCCCAGGGCACGCTGCTGGCGGACCACGCCGACCTCATCGGCCGCCTGGAGCAGGGCGGGGCCGCGAAGATCGCCGCCCTCGGATCCGGGAAGACGACGGAGGAGGTCGAGGACGCGGCCCTGCGGTCGGCCATGGACTTCGGCACCGACTGA
- a CDS encoding glycosyltransferase — MPRRSGPDMPVLSIIVPAHNSGTRLEGTVDLLRRELGDAGIEVIIVENGSTDDTWEVAQRLAATSGPFPVLACQSDVGLGAAYREGIRRASGQTLLLTADDLPFGLTDIDAWRRVDATALVVGSKAHRESRVPRSLLRSVMSGGYRVLRWVVLGMTVADCQGTIFAPRDWLAARLPDLREDGYLASTEIVYLAQQQGKPVIEVPVTLAPRHDDGKTRIRLGDIRDMAFGLLRLRARRRELRQSH, encoded by the coding sequence ATGCCGAGACGAAGCGGTCCTGACATGCCGGTGCTGTCGATCATCGTGCCCGCCCACAACAGCGGCACCCGCCTGGAGGGCACCGTGGACCTCCTGCGGCGGGAGCTGGGGGACGCCGGGATCGAGGTGATCATCGTCGAGAACGGCTCGACAGACGACACCTGGGAGGTCGCGCAGCGCCTGGCGGCCACCTCCGGGCCGTTCCCCGTCCTGGCCTGCCAGTCGGACGTCGGCCTGGGCGCGGCCTACCGGGAGGGCATCCGCCGCGCCAGCGGTCAGACGCTGCTGCTGACCGCCGACGACCTCCCATTCGGCCTGACGGACATCGACGCCTGGCGGCGGGTGGACGCGACGGCCCTGGTCGTCGGGTCGAAGGCGCACCGGGAATCGCGGGTGCCCCGCTCGCTGCTGCGCTCGGTCATGTCCGGTGGGTATCGGGTGCTGCGCTGGGTCGTCCTCGGCATGACCGTCGCCGACTGCCAGGGCACGATCTTCGCGCCGCGCGACTGGCTGGCTGCGCGGCTTCCCGACCTGCGTGAGGACGGCTACCTGGCCAGCACCGAGATCGTCTATCTCGCCCAGCAGCAGGGCAAGCCGGTCATCGAGGTGCCTGTCACTCTGGCTCCCCGCCACGACGACGGCAAGACCCGGATCCGGCTGGGCGACATCCGGGACATGGCCTTCGGCCTGCTCAGGCTCCGGGCCCGTCGCAGGGAGCTACGCCAGAGTCACTGA
- a CDS encoding GtrA family protein, producing the protein MAFSRIVKNSAVRYVLAGGLAFVFNVVLLNVFQVGLKWPTSVAAMLAFWGTFGFSYAMQRIFAFQSKSPVAGSLVRYSILVAFNSIVVSVVVTLCNEGLGIGLGTSQLIATVLTTAWNYFAYKHWVYAGTSRATAAGNGGQDAVPDGHAETKRS; encoded by the coding sequence GTGGCTTTCTCCAGGATCGTCAAGAACAGCGCCGTCAGGTATGTGCTGGCGGGGGGTCTCGCGTTCGTGTTCAACGTCGTCCTGCTGAACGTCTTCCAGGTGGGGCTGAAATGGCCCACCAGCGTCGCGGCGATGCTCGCCTTCTGGGGCACTTTCGGATTCAGCTACGCGATGCAGCGGATCTTCGCCTTCCAGTCGAAGTCCCCGGTCGCCGGGTCGCTGGTCCGGTACTCGATTCTCGTCGCCTTCAACTCGATCGTGGTCTCCGTCGTCGTCACGCTCTGCAACGAGGGACTCGGCATCGGGCTCGGCACCTCGCAGCTGATCGCGACGGTCCTGACCACCGCCTGGAACTACTTCGCCTACAAGCACTGGGTCTACGCCGGCACATCCCGGGCCACGGCGGCTGGGAACGGCGGGCAGGACGCGGTCCCGGACGGGCATGCCGAGACGAAGCGGTCCTGA
- a CDS encoding glycosyltransferase has protein sequence MRPVLAIGPSNYAGQATAWARAVAAHLPADAWSFSGVPLRGGGFHFEVDRLLGRFAFRTPVAWKSRARRMFEGVTHVALDGFMSFARWDRASHFQADARQLAEMGYSMALIAHGSDVRDPLAHMARDEWSYFTVGDDDWRASLIRRTEINRGFAEGCGWPVFHSTPDMGFDLPSSTWLPVVVDVGAWASDAPLLERERPLVVHVPSQRHPPIKGTQFIDPVLRRLHDEGAIEYVAPSGLPHAQLRELVKSCDVVVDQVMFGSYGVAAVEAMAAGRVCVGRMIDAVRERMPESPQLLEATPQTLYEVVASIRDRRDELRAQAAAGREFAHTWHDGRLSAERLAPWLG, from the coding sequence ATGAGACCAGTCCTGGCCATCGGGCCGTCGAACTACGCCGGGCAGGCCACCGCCTGGGCGCGGGCCGTGGCCGCCCATCTGCCCGCGGACGCGTGGTCGTTCTCCGGGGTGCCGCTGCGCGGCGGCGGTTTCCACTTCGAGGTAGACCGGCTGCTGGGCCGGTTCGCTTTCCGCACCCCCGTCGCGTGGAAGTCCCGTGCCAGGCGGATGTTCGAGGGCGTCACCCACGTCGCGCTCGACGGTTTCATGTCCTTCGCCCGCTGGGACCGCGCCTCCCATTTCCAGGCCGACGCCCGGCAGCTGGCGGAGATGGGCTACTCGATGGCGCTGATCGCGCACGGCTCCGACGTCCGCGACCCCCTGGCGCACATGGCCCGCGACGAGTGGTCGTACTTCACCGTCGGCGACGACGACTGGCGGGCCTCGCTGATCCGGCGCACCGAGATCAACCGGGGCTTCGCAGAGGGCTGCGGCTGGCCGGTGTTCCACTCCACCCCCGACATGGGCTTCGACCTGCCGTCCAGCACCTGGCTGCCCGTGGTGGTCGACGTCGGGGCGTGGGCCTCGGACGCGCCGCTGCTGGAGCGCGAACGTCCGCTCGTGGTGCACGTCCCGTCGCAGCGGCACCCGCCGATCAAGGGCACCCAGTTCATCGACCCGGTGCTGCGCCGTCTCCACGACGAAGGGGCCATCGAGTACGTCGCGCCGTCCGGGCTGCCCCACGCGCAGCTGCGGGAGCTCGTGAAGTCCTGCGACGTCGTGGTGGATCAGGTGATGTTCGGCTCCTACGGGGTGGCGGCCGTGGAGGCGATGGCCGCGGGCCGGGTCTGTGTCGGACGCATGATCGACGCGGTACGCGAGAGAATGCCGGAGTCGCCACAGCTGCTGGAGGCCACACCTCAGACGCTCTACGAGGTGGTCGCCTCCATCCGTGACCGCCGCGACGAGCTGCGCGCCCAGGCGGCCGCGGGCCGAGAGTTCGCGCACACGTGGCATGACGGGCGGCTCTCAGCCGAACGGCTGGCGCCGTGGCTGGGATAG
- a CDS encoding nucleotide sugar dehydrogenase: MKIAVIALGKIGLPLAVQFADMGHEVVGVDVQQAVVDKVNAGIEPFPGEAHLQEKLSELVPAGKLRATTDYSDAIPGTDAIVIVVPLFVNDETWQPDFGWMEAATRSFSEHLTPGTLISYETTLPVGTTRNRWKPMIEEISGLTEGKDFHLVFSPERVLTGRVFADLRKYPKLVGGLSEEGTRKGIDFYEQVLTFDERPDLPQGNGVWDMGSAEAAEMAKLAETTYRDVNIGLANQFGKFAAANGIDVHKVIDASNSQPYSHIHRPGIAVGGHCIPVYPRLYLYTDPDATIVRTAREANMTMPEYAIALAEGALGDLKGRRVVVLGASYRGRVKETAFSGIFPTVDGLRARGAEVLVHDPMYTDEELAKYGFTPYHLGDPVEAAILQADHPEYLELAPSDLPGIAVIVDGRGALDPARWEGVAYRSIGDGTAR, from the coding sequence GTGAAGATCGCCGTCATCGCACTCGGCAAGATCGGCCTGCCGTTGGCAGTCCAGTTCGCAGACATGGGCCACGAGGTCGTCGGCGTCGACGTCCAGCAGGCCGTGGTGGACAAGGTCAACGCAGGGATCGAGCCCTTCCCGGGTGAAGCCCACCTCCAGGAGAAGCTCTCGGAGCTCGTCCCGGCCGGGAAGCTGCGCGCCACCACCGACTACAGCGACGCCATCCCGGGCACCGACGCGATCGTGATCGTCGTCCCGCTGTTCGTCAACGACGAGACCTGGCAGCCGGACTTCGGCTGGATGGAGGCCGCCACCCGCTCCTTCTCCGAGCACCTAACCCCCGGCACCCTCATCTCCTACGAGACCACGCTGCCCGTCGGCACCACCCGGAACCGCTGGAAGCCGATGATCGAGGAGATCTCCGGGCTGACCGAGGGCAAGGACTTCCACCTGGTCTTCTCGCCAGAGCGGGTGCTGACCGGCCGCGTCTTCGCGGACCTGCGCAAGTACCCGAAGCTGGTCGGCGGCCTCTCCGAAGAGGGCACCCGCAAGGGCATCGACTTCTACGAGCAGGTCCTCACCTTCGACGAGCGCCCCGACCTGCCCCAGGGCAACGGCGTGTGGGACATGGGCTCCGCGGAGGCCGCCGAGATGGCCAAGCTCGCCGAGACCACCTACCGCGACGTCAACATCGGCCTGGCGAACCAGTTCGGCAAGTTCGCGGCCGCCAACGGCATCGACGTCCACAAGGTCATCGACGCCTCCAACTCGCAGCCCTACAGCCACATCCACCGTCCCGGCATCGCCGTCGGCGGCCACTGCATCCCCGTCTATCCGCGGCTCTACCTCTACACCGACCCGGATGCCACGATCGTGCGCACCGCCCGCGAGGCGAACATGACGATGCCCGAGTACGCGATCGCGCTGGCCGAGGGTGCGCTGGGCGACCTGAAGGGACGCCGCGTCGTGGTGCTGGGCGCCTCCTACCGGGGCCGGGTGAAGGAGACCGCGTTCTCCGGGATCTTCCCGACCGTCGACGGCCTGAGGGCCCGCGGCGCCGAGGTGCTGGTGCACGACCCCATGTACACTGACGAGGAGCTCGCGAAGTACGGCTTCACCCCGTACCACCTGGGCGATCCCGTCGAGGCCGCCATCCTGCAGGCGGACCACCCCGAATACCTGGAGCTGGCTCCCTCCGACCTGCCCGGCATCGCCGTGATCGTCGACGGCCGCGGCGCCCTCGACCCCGCACGCTGGGAGGGAGTGGCCTACCGTTCGATCGGTGACGGCACAGCTCGATGA
- a CDS encoding glycosyltransferase family 4 protein, whose translation MKRVRHLSSVHDVHDTRVTYKECASLAAAGHDVALIDCHDGDTDVAGVRVIGLGAPRGRIDRIFRKTWAIFLRALRERADIYHFHDPELMGVGLALRLCGKKVVYDVHEDVPLQIMNKTWIPGWLKRPLSGIVRVLEGISGRALSAIVAATPSIAAKFPAAKTVVVQNFPEKGLANQRNEKPFGERDNAFIYVGGLSEQQGLFEMLAAFEQLPGGVTGLLAGKFKQLQEQAEAHPGWQHVRYLGPLPRDEVVAGLRDAQVGIVLDHPISNYVEGYSTKMFEYMACGLPFIASDFPLWQRIVAEHDCGITVDPFDTDAVAQALGRLLSDPQEAARIGENGRQAILRKYNWDVELGKLLSCYESL comes from the coding sequence ATGAAACGGGTCCGGCACCTCTCGTCGGTCCATGACGTCCACGACACCCGCGTCACCTACAAGGAGTGCGCGTCTCTGGCCGCGGCGGGACATGACGTCGCGCTGATCGACTGCCACGACGGCGACACCGACGTGGCGGGGGTGCGGGTGATCGGCCTGGGTGCACCGCGCGGCCGCATCGACCGGATCTTCCGCAAGACGTGGGCGATTTTCCTCCGAGCGCTGCGGGAGCGCGCAGACATCTACCATTTCCACGACCCCGAGCTGATGGGGGTGGGGCTGGCGCTGCGGCTGTGTGGCAAGAAGGTCGTCTACGACGTCCACGAGGACGTCCCGCTGCAGATCATGAACAAGACCTGGATCCCGGGCTGGCTGAAGAGGCCGCTGTCCGGGATCGTCCGGGTCCTGGAGGGGATCTCGGGACGGGCGCTGAGCGCGATCGTCGCCGCCACCCCGTCGATAGCCGCCAAGTTCCCGGCCGCGAAGACGGTGGTGGTGCAGAACTTCCCCGAGAAGGGGCTGGCGAACCAGCGCAACGAGAAGCCCTTCGGCGAGCGGGACAACGCCTTCATCTACGTCGGCGGGCTGTCCGAGCAGCAAGGGCTGTTCGAGATGCTCGCCGCCTTCGAGCAGCTTCCCGGCGGCGTGACGGGCCTGCTGGCAGGGAAGTTCAAGCAGCTCCAGGAGCAGGCCGAGGCCCATCCGGGGTGGCAGCATGTCCGCTATCTGGGCCCGCTGCCCCGCGACGAGGTGGTGGCCGGGCTGCGTGACGCGCAGGTCGGCATCGTCCTGGACCACCCGATCAGCAACTACGTCGAGGGCTATTCGACGAAGATGTTCGAGTACATGGCGTGCGGGCTGCCGTTCATCGCCTCGGACTTCCCGCTGTGGCAGCGGATCGTCGCCGAGCACGATTGCGGCATCACCGTCGACCCGTTTGACACCGACGCCGTCGCGCAGGCCCTCGGCCGTCTCCTCAGCGATCCGCAGGAGGCGGCCCGGATCGGCGAGAACGGCCGGCAGGCAATCCTGCGCAAGTACAACTGGGACGTGGAGCTGGGCAAGCTCCTGTCGTGTTACGAAAGCCTCTGA
- a CDS encoding PIG-L deacetylase family protein, whose protein sequence is MIIPERILVLAPHTDDAELGAGGSMAKWLEAGVDLHVAVFSTAEDSLPAGSSPSQLADECNASLDVLGVKPENRTILHYPVRKLGYHRQEVLENIVELARRLDPGWILIPSGSDLHQDHATIHDEALRAFKHKTVLGYELPWNHITFSASAFVTLERHHLDTKWEALTKYTSQLEMGRPYFTREFHESLARVRGLQVKHDWAEAFELIRVVL, encoded by the coding sequence ATGATCATCCCCGAACGGATCCTGGTACTCGCCCCGCACACCGACGACGCGGAGCTCGGCGCGGGCGGGTCGATGGCCAAATGGTTGGAAGCAGGGGTGGACCTGCACGTGGCGGTGTTCTCGACGGCGGAGGACTCGCTGCCCGCTGGGTCATCGCCGTCGCAGCTGGCCGACGAATGCAATGCGTCGCTGGACGTCCTCGGGGTCAAGCCGGAGAACCGCACGATCCTGCACTACCCGGTGCGCAAGCTCGGGTACCACCGCCAGGAGGTGCTGGAGAACATCGTGGAGCTGGCGCGGCGCCTGGATCCCGGCTGGATCCTGATCCCCTCCGGCTCCGACCTGCACCAGGACCACGCCACGATCCATGACGAGGCGCTGCGGGCGTTCAAGCACAAGACGGTGCTGGGCTATGAGCTGCCGTGGAACCACATCACATTCTCGGCGTCGGCCTTCGTGACGCTGGAGAGACATCACCTGGACACCAAGTGGGAAGCACTGACGAAGTACACGTCGCAGCTGGAGATGGGCAGGCCGTACTTCACGCGTGAGTTCCACGAGTCCCTCGCCCGGGTGCGCGGCCTCCAGGTGAAACACGACTGGGCCGAAGCCTTCGAGCTGATCCGCGTCGTCCTGTGA
- a CDS encoding WbqC family protein: MIVTIHQPNFAPWTGFFDKMTKADVFVLLDTVPFTKGGFQNRVRIKGTGGPQWLTVPVHTKGRLGQLTSQVETNELKPWRSDHLKTLQTLYGRCPGYEAAAAMLEAVYAPGTTNLADLCTDLITRLRDHYQIPARLVRSSELEATGSASELLASITGELGGDVYLSGPSGRNYLDESVFADRGIALDYHAYQPVPYPQPHGDFAGGLSMLDHLASGADPWW; this comes from the coding sequence ATGATAGTCACCATCCACCAGCCGAACTTCGCCCCGTGGACGGGGTTCTTCGACAAGATGACGAAGGCGGATGTCTTCGTCCTGCTCGACACGGTGCCCTTCACCAAGGGCGGCTTCCAGAACCGGGTGAGGATCAAGGGCACGGGGGGCCCGCAGTGGCTGACGGTTCCGGTGCACACCAAAGGCCGGCTGGGACAGCTCACCTCGCAGGTGGAGACCAACGAGCTGAAGCCCTGGCGCAGCGACCATCTCAAGACCCTCCAGACCTTGTACGGACGCTGCCCGGGGTACGAGGCGGCCGCGGCGATGCTGGAGGCCGTCTACGCCCCCGGGACGACGAATCTGGCGGATCTGTGCACCGACCTGATCACCCGGCTGCGCGACCACTACCAGATCCCGGCGCGGCTGGTGCGCTCGTCGGAGCTGGAGGCGACGGGGTCGGCCTCCGAGCTGCTGGCTTCGATCACCGGGGAGCTGGGCGGGGACGTGTACCTGTCGGGGCCGTCGGGCCGAAACTACCTGGACGAGTCAGTCTTCGCGGACCGCGGGATCGCACTGGACTACCACGCCTACCAGCCCGTCCCCTACCCGCAGCCGCACGGCGACTTCGCCGGGGGGCTGAGCATGCTGGACCACCTGGCCTCCGGAGCAGATCCCTGGTGGTGA
- a CDS encoding ATP-binding cassette domain-containing protein — translation MWDKEPLLAVRGMRKSFGRLEVLTGVDIDLQYGEVLGIVGPNGVGKSTMASIIAGYTSADEGVASLGGGAWDPRRIMLIDPQNELDPKLTVVEAMFRHVEGQHSLAELMTRAKRILSETGIPLSPTHRLGGLSHTERRMAEVVRMLADPRDVIVIDELSNALNSEELEDLRYALNRTVEEGRGVLYITHQLEEALRLCNRIAVLRDGKVEAIFDSATTTVEELTEAMFGSVVEITPRRANATADVVMDVAGLECTKEPVSFQLNRGEVLGFTGVRDSGVEEVRDALIGKRPAYMASLTVDGRAARITAPRDLPALGIAVLTNMLDPESEAHAARNIVMLDGGDNVDDEAIEDTTRILLMLKESETRMSEILHRPVQSTGQRRWQQMQEIASQNARIMILIQPTDGLDIATRERFVRLLEEITGRGVGVLLFTTDERELHQFSDRVIVMSGGAIQEEWDTRSITADHLHAAARRGA, via the coding sequence ATGTGGGATAAGGAACCGCTGCTGGCGGTCCGAGGGATGCGCAAGTCCTTCGGCCGCCTTGAGGTGCTGACCGGGGTCGACATCGACCTCCAATACGGGGAGGTGCTCGGCATCGTCGGCCCCAACGGCGTGGGGAAGTCCACCATGGCCTCGATCATCGCCGGCTACACCTCGGCCGACGAGGGGGTGGCCAGCCTCGGGGGTGGCGCATGGGATCCACGACGGATCATGCTGATCGACCCCCAGAACGAGCTGGACCCGAAGCTCACCGTCGTCGAGGCCATGTTCCGGCACGTCGAGGGGCAACACAGCCTCGCGGAGCTGATGACCAGGGCGAAACGGATCCTCTCCGAGACCGGGATCCCGCTGTCCCCCACCCACCGGCTCGGCGGCCTAAGCCACACAGAACGCCGCATGGCGGAGGTGGTGCGGATGCTCGCCGACCCACGGGATGTCATCGTCATCGACGAGCTCAGCAACGCCCTCAACTCCGAGGAGCTGGAGGACCTGCGCTACGCCCTGAACCGGACCGTCGAGGAAGGGCGGGGAGTCCTCTACATCACGCACCAGCTTGAGGAGGCACTGCGACTGTGCAACCGCATCGCGGTGCTGCGTGACGGCAAGGTCGAGGCGATCTTCGACTCGGCTACCACCACCGTTGAGGAGCTCACCGAGGCGATGTTCGGCTCGGTCGTCGAAATCACCCCGCGCCGCGCCAACGCCACCGCCGACGTGGTGATGGATGTGGCCGGCCTGGAATGCACGAAGGAGCCGGTCTCCTTCCAGCTGAACCGCGGCGAGGTCCTGGGCTTTACCGGCGTCAGGGACTCGGGCGTCGAGGAGGTCCGCGACGCGCTGATCGGGAAGCGGCCCGCCTACATGGCGTCGCTGACCGTGGATGGCCGCGCAGCCCGCATCACCGCCCCCCGCGACCTGCCGGCGCTCGGCATCGCGGTGCTGACCAACATGCTCGACCCCGAGAGCGAGGCCCACGCGGCCCGCAACATCGTCATGCTCGACGGCGGCGACAACGTCGACGACGAGGCCATCGAGGACACCACCCGGATCCTGCTCATGCTGAAGGAGTCGGAGACCCGGATGAGCGAGATACTGCACCGTCCCGTGCAGTCCACCGGACAGCGCCGCTGGCAGCAGATGCAGGAGATCGCGAGTCAGAACGCCCGCATCATGATCCTGATCCAGCCCACCGACGGCCTGGACATCGCCACCCGGGAGCGTTTCGTGCGGCTCCTGGAGGAGATCACCGGCCGCGGCGTCGGGGTGCTGCTGTTCACCACCGACGAGCGGGAGCTGCACCAGTTCAGCGACCGGGTGATCGTCATGTCCGGCGGCGCAATCCAGGAGGAGTGGGACACCAGGTCCATCACCGCCGACCACCTGCATGCCGCAGCACGCCGGGGAGCCTGA
- a CDS encoding ribbon-helix-helix protein, CopG family: MGTVGGGLGKLFFDDAEEYVDLDAQDYRLPDGTRLTNAMADELADEVERHGLAGRPHLDPEQRPSVYLAFRVPSSVGEQVDSLAKRTGRRRSDVLRAALDAYLKESA; the protein is encoded by the coding sequence ATGGGAACCGTGGGTGGAGGGCTGGGAAAGCTGTTCTTTGATGACGCTGAGGAATACGTGGATCTGGATGCCCAGGACTACCGGCTTCCTGATGGGACGCGGTTGACCAATGCGATGGCCGATGAGCTGGCGGATGAAGTTGAGCGGCATGGACTTGCTGGGCGTCCCCATCTGGACCCGGAACAACGACCCTCGGTGTATCTGGCATTCCGGGTCCCTAGCAGTGTTGGGGAACAGGTGGATTCCCTGGCGAAGCGCACTGGGCGCCGCCGCTCTGACGTACTGCGCGCAGCCCTGGATGCTTACCTGAAGGAAAGTGCCTGA
- a CDS encoding 1-propanol dehydrogenase PduQ, which produces MKEFRLATRVSVGAGALEALDEFRGKSVFLVTDDFLATTDVYKQAVARLGDRVSVYTGVKPNPTTSEIGAGVAVYMKAQPDVVVAYGGGSAMDAAKVMHKTALEAGFGAPLGIVAIPTTSGSGSEVTSFAVVTDETTHTKIPIISEDLVAKLAILDPAAVAGVPAHITADSGMDALTHAIEAYVATDANDLSDAMAEKAIKLIFANLLRCYTHGDDLEARSHMHNAACMAAIAFDNAGLGIVHSLAHALGGHYPIAHGRLNSLLLPHVIEFNAAGNPKAAERYAQIGQMIAPSSKGRAAVMSLVAAVEKLRGQLGIPARLSDLKVSASDVRRDENELVAAALADGCTPTNPVAPTAEDLKALVRKIA; this is translated from the coding sequence ATGAAGGAATTCCGACTCGCCACCAGAGTCAGTGTTGGGGCAGGGGCGCTGGAGGCACTCGACGAGTTCCGTGGAAAGTCGGTGTTTCTCGTCACCGACGACTTCCTGGCCACCACCGACGTCTACAAGCAGGCGGTCGCGCGGCTTGGCGACAGGGTGAGTGTGTACACCGGGGTGAAGCCGAACCCGACCACCTCCGAGATCGGGGCGGGCGTCGCGGTCTACATGAAGGCCCAGCCTGACGTGGTCGTCGCCTACGGCGGCGGGTCGGCGATGGATGCCGCGAAGGTGATGCACAAGACGGCGCTTGAGGCCGGATTCGGTGCTCCCCTGGGGATCGTCGCCATCCCGACCACCAGCGGGTCGGGATCCGAGGTGACGTCGTTTGCCGTCGTCACCGACGAGACGACGCACACGAAGATCCCGATCATCTCCGAGGACCTGGTGGCGAAGCTGGCGATCCTGGACCCGGCTGCGGTGGCTGGGGTGCCTGCCCACATCACCGCTGACTCCGGCATGGACGCGCTGACCCACGCGATCGAGGCCTACGTGGCCACCGACGCCAACGACCTCTCGGACGCCATGGCTGAGAAGGCCATCAAGCTGATCTTCGCCAACCTGCTGCGCTGCTACACCCACGGCGACGACCTGGAGGCCCGCTCCCACATGCACAACGCCGCATGCATGGCTGCGATCGCCTTTGACAATGCCGGGTTGGGTATCGTGCACTCGCTGGCGCACGCGCTGGGCGGGCACTACCCGATTGCCCATGGCCGGCTGAACTCGCTGCTGCTGCCGCACGTCATCGAGTTCAACGCGGCCGGCAACCCCAAGGCCGCGGAGCGCTACGCGCAGATCGGGCAGATGATCGCGCCGTCGTCGAAGGGCCGCGCGGCGGTGATGTCGCTGGTCGCGGCGGTGGAGAAGCTCAGGGGCCAGCTTGGCATCCCGGCGCGCCTGTCCGACCTGAAGGTCAGCGCATCCGACGTGCGCCGCGACGAGAACGAGCTGGTGGCAGCGGCCCTGGCCGATGGCTGCACCCCGACGAACCCGGTCGCACCAACCGCCGAGGACCTCAAAGCCCTGGTACGCAAGATCGCCTGA